Part of the Lepus europaeus isolate LE1 chromosome Y, mLepTim1.pri, whole genome shotgun sequence genome, ATGTTAGAACCCTCTCATTACTCCCTTTAAGAGAGGATAGCATTAGAGCGCTGAATGCCAATGAAATTATCAGCGCTGAAAAATCGTCTCATAGCAGCTCTACACAAGTCTTTGTATTTGTCTTCACACAATCTGGAAATGGCCTCTAGGTTCTGTGCTCTTTCCTTGCTGAGAGGAGCAAACAGAAAATTCAGATTGTTGTCATCTGCTAAGGAGCGAAGGTCAAAGTAGTATTTGGCATAAACACTGGCAGGAACATTAATATTAAACTGAAGTAGCTCCAAAAAATGCCGTTCCATCTCATTCATGTCCTCAACCGTGATGTCCTTGAGGATCTGGCAGTAGTCCAATTCCACACAGCCTGATCGTCCCAAACCTTGGAGGCGAGAAGAATGGCTCCCAAGACAATTCTTTTCCAGTTAGTGGGACAAATGTCGATCTCAGCATAAGTTAAAATTCTTTCTAAGTAAACCAAAGTGACTATTGCACATTCAGCTGTAAGCTGTGCAGCACTGAAAAGCGTACGGACAAATCTGTAAATAAATTTGTGTTCAGGATCATGCTTAAAGTACTCCTCTGGAACCTTTTCTCGTGTGAGTGGATGTGATCTCTCATCAAAAATATCCAGGGATCTATTTGCATCTCTGTTCTTTATGTGGTAATATATTGCTAAGGTCACACATTTTATTGTGGTTGTAAGATTAGAACTGACTGTGCTGTCATCTAGAAATATTGTTGAGCATGAGCTGTACTTTTTAGTAAGCTGCCCCGGCGGAGCCCGGGGCTGCCGCGCCAAGAGACACGGCCTCGCCCGCCACTCAACCACCCAGCTCCAGGGCAGGGTTCCGGCCTCAGCTGCACCCCCTCCGCCACGACACCGCGGCCTCCCTTGAGTCAACTCGTCTgcccattttcaattctctttatatacagaagatcgatttagtgtatattaagtaaagatttcatcagtttgcacccacacagaaacacaaagtataaaaaactatttgagtactacttataccgttatttcacatagtacaacacattaaggacaaaatcctacatgaggagtacgtgcacagtgactcctgttgttgatttaacaattgtacACTCTtattatggcgtcagtaatctccctaggctctagtcatgagttgccaaggctatggaagcctcttgagttcaccgatTTGACCTTATttggacagggtcatagtcaaagtggaagttctctcctcccttcagagaaaggtacctccttctttgatggccctgttttttccactgggatctcacttgcagagatctttcatttaggtcttcttcttttttttcttttccattgtatcttggctttccatgcc contains:
- the LOC133753974 gene encoding LOW QUALITY PROTEIN: cyclin-Y-like protein 1 (The sequence of the model RefSeq protein was modified relative to this genomic sequence to represent the inferred CDS: inserted 1 base in 1 codon); this encodes MTMTLLCSQPQTLSPTAQDELTQGRPRCRGGGGAAEAGTLPWSWVVEWRARPCLLARQPRAPPGQLTKKYSSCSTIFLDDSTVSSNLTTTIKCVTLAIYYHIKNRDANRSLDIFDERSHPLTREKVPEEYFKHDPEHKFIYRFVRTLFSAAQLTAECAIVTLVYLERILTYAEIDICPTNWKRIVLGAILLASKVWDDQAVWNXDYCQILKDITVEDMNEMERHFLELLQFNINVPASVYAKYYFDLRSLADDNNLNFLFAPLSKERAQNLEAISRLCEDKYKDLCRAAMRRFFSADNFIGIQRSNAILS